The following coding sequences lie in one Tissierellales bacterium genomic window:
- a CDS encoding DUF951 domain-containing protein — protein sequence MVTLKKGHPCGENQWEILRTGVDIKLRCVGCDRQIWLTRIEFEKRVRKILVDEKWIAIVHHKPEGDKEE from the coding sequence ATAGTAACCTTAAAAAAGGGACATCCCTGTGGAGAGAACCAATGGGAGATACTTAGGACAGGAGTAGACATTAAGCTTAGATGTGTGGGCTGCGATAGACAAATTTGGCTTACTAGGATAGAGTTTGAAAAAAGGGTAAGGAAAATACTAGTAGATGAAAAATGGATAGCTATTGTTCATCATAAGCCTGAAGGAGACAAAGAAGAATAG